The Halonatronomonas betaini DNA window GGGCAAGAAGAATTTTTATATAATTGGTGAAATTACCGGGGGTATGGAGTTTGCCAAGAATTTAATGGAGCAGACTGGCTTAAGTGCGGCTCTTGGGATTAATGAGATTCCTAAAAATTTAGAGGAGGTTGCTAAAGGATATCGAAAAGCCAGTGATTATTTTTCAATCTTTACTAATTTTGATCTTGCAGAAGAGGATAAGCATAAATGGTGCCAGAATAATGTTATAAGTATGTTTGATGATCATGATATGGTTTATCAGGAAACTCATAAGGAGAGATTTGCTGCTGATAAAAAAACTGCCAGTTTACTTGAAAATGCAATCTTTTTAAATCTTTTTACTGCAGGCATTCCCTGTATGTATTATGGTACTGAGCAGGCCTTTGATGGTCATGGAGATGATGCTCATTATGTAAGGGAAGCGATGTTTGGTGGAGATTTTGGTGCTTTTAGGACCCAGGATAGAAGTTTTTTTAATCAGGAACATCCTGTTTATAGGACTATGAGTACACTGGCCAGGCTAAGAAGAGAGCATACTGAATTAATGAAGGGCCGTCAATATTTAAGAGAGATATCCTGCAGGGAAGAGGATTTTCATTATCCAGATTGTGATGAAGGCAGATGTAAGGAGGTTATTGGCTGGTCAAGAATATTTAGTCAGAATGAATATCTGCTAGCAATAAATTGTAATCTTAAAGAGGATATAACTGTCAGGATAATGATTGATAGTGATCTTCAGGATCCTGGAGAAGAGTTTATCTGTATTTATTCATCCAGGAATGAGTTTATTGATACCACTTCAAAGGTTCAGGAGCTTGATCCAGAAAATTATTTCTTAGAAGTGACTGTTCCAGTTGCCGGGCAGGTTATTTATAAAAAGAATAGTTAAAAGGATTTAATAATCACAAGAAAAATGGTATAATTTAATTGTCTGAATTTTATTGTGGAGTTAGTTTTTAAAATATTTTCAAAAAAGGAGTAAAATCATGAATGAAAAAATTGCAATTGTAACAGATAGTACTTCAGATTTAAAGAAAGAAGACCTTGATAAGTATGGGATCAGGTCATTGCCATTAAAAGTTATTTATAAAGATAGGCAGTATCATGATCGAGTTGATATTACTCCTTCAGAGGTTTATGAAAGTATGAAAGAAGAAATACCAACGACATCAATGCCTTCTCCTCAGGAGATAGAAGATCTCTATACTGAGCTGAAAAATGACGGTTATACCCATATAATTTCAATTCATATTTCCAGTGGTCTTTCTGCTACTTATAGTAATTGCAGGATGGTTGCAGATCAGATGGAAGATATTGAGGTTAAAGTCATTGATTCAAAAATGCTCTCTATGGGCCTGGGGCGATTAGTTCTCTATGCTAAAGACCTGGTTGCTGCTGAAAAATATAGTTTTGATGAGATTGTTGAAAGGGTTGAAGCTAAAAGGGAGAAAATTGATATATTCTTTGTTGTTGAGACATTAAAATATCTTAAAAAAGGTGGTAGAATTGGTAAGGTCTCAGGTACAATCGGTGAGTTATTGAATGTTAAACCAATTATATCAATTGATGAAGATGGGGAGTATTATACATTTACTAAAGTCCGGGGACGGAAAAAATCATTGAAGAAAATGTATTCAATCTTAAAGAATAGGTTAGAAGATGGTAAAGAATATTGCCTTGATATTATGAATGCGGCAGCGCCTGATGAGGCTCAGGAACTTTTAGATAAATTTAAAGATGTATCTGCTATAAAAGAGATCTTTTTAGGAGAG harbors:
- a CDS encoding DegV family protein, whose amino-acid sequence is MNEKIAIVTDSTSDLKKEDLDKYGIRSLPLKVIYKDRQYHDRVDITPSEVYESMKEEIPTTSMPSPQEIEDLYTELKNDGYTHIISIHISSGLSATYSNCRMVADQMEDIEVKVIDSKMLSMGLGRLVLYAKDLVAAEKYSFDEIVERVEAKREKIDIFFVVETLKYLKKGGRIGKVSGTIGELLNVKPIISIDEDGEYYTFTKVRGRKKSLKKMYSILKNRLEDGKEYCLDIMNAAAPDEAQELLDKFKDVSAIKEIFLGEISPVMVVHAGPGLLGLAITELDE